A genomic window from Clostridium aceticum includes:
- a CDS encoding metallophosphoesterase, with protein MALYAIGDLHLSSKVDKPMDIFGPQWTMHHEKIREDWCKKVKSEDTVLIPGDISWGMNMEEAMEDLNWIETLPGEKILLKGNHDYWWGSIKKLNNTFKTLKFLQNNFFAYEDYAICGTRGWSSPNSNKFTQQDEKIYHREVHRLKLSLEGAKKSGYTKIICMLHYPPTNEQHEPSLFTEICEEYNVHMVIYGHLHGEEFYDTGIKGLYNGIHYHLVSCDYLKFQLYKIF; from the coding sequence ATGGCTTTATATGCAATAGGAGACCTGCATTTGAGTAGCAAAGTTGATAAACCAATGGATATTTTTGGACCTCAATGGACCATGCACCATGAAAAGATTAGAGAGGATTGGTGTAAGAAGGTAAAAAGTGAAGATACAGTACTGATTCCCGGAGATATTTCTTGGGGGATGAATATGGAAGAGGCGATGGAGGATTTAAATTGGATTGAGACTTTGCCAGGAGAAAAAATTTTATTAAAAGGAAATCATGATTATTGGTGGGGTTCTATAAAGAAACTCAATAATACTTTTAAGACGTTGAAATTTTTGCAAAATAATTTTTTTGCCTATGAAGATTATGCTATATGTGGAACGAGGGGGTGGAGTTCACCCAATAGTAATAAGTTTACTCAACAAGACGAAAAAATTTATCATAGAGAAGTTCATCGTTTAAAACTTTCTTTAGAGGGTGCTAAGAAGTCTGGATATACAAAAATCATTTGTATGTTACATTACCCTCCTACAAATGAGCAGCATGAGCCCTCTTTATTTACAGAAATATGTGAGGAATACAACGTACATATGGTAATCTACGGTCATTTACATGGAGAAGAATTCTATGATACAGGGATTAAAGGATTGTATAATGGAATACACTATCATTTAGTATCCTGTGATTATTTAAAATTTCAGTTATATAAAATTTTTTAA